The Spirulina subsalsa PCC 9445 region CGGCGACTTGATGCTCTTGGCTGTAACGTTCCCATTCCCCTTGGATGGTTTGCAGGGCGCGTAAAATACGAGTGGCTTTCAGTTTTTTATCTAGTTGGGCTTCGGTGGCTCTGAGTTTTTCCTGTAAACAACGCTCAAAAATCTCCCCGGTACCGGGTTTAATTTCTTGCTCTAAGAGACGATAGACCTGATTTTTGGAGCGGATTTTCCCCTGTAAGGTGAGGTCTACAATTTGATCAATGATTTCTAAATAGCGATCGCACATAAAACAATAATCAATAAAAATGGATTGAGTTCTCCCCGTGCTAAAGCAATGGGGATTCTAAGCGGATGTGCCTACCCCCGATAAATCGAGGCTTCGGCACGCTTACGATAGGATTTAGATAACTGATCTAGATCCTATCGTTTCATTGTGGGAAACTCATTCTCTATCTTGACGCATCTCAGCGTCCAGTTTTGGGATCTAGGGCATCCCTTAGACCGTCCCCAATGTAGTTAATACTCAACACCGTGAGGAAAATGGCTAGACCGGGGAATAAGGCCATGTGGGGGGCTTGCATTAGGTAACTTTGGGCATCGTAGAGCATCCGCCCCCAAGTGGGAACATCGGGAGGGAATCCTAAACCTAAGAAACTTAGGGTGGATTCGGTAATAATCGCCGTGCCGACGGCTAAGGTAGCGGCGACAATCATCACGCTGACGACATTGGGGAGAATATGCACCCAAATGAGGCGACGGGGACGAGCGCCCACAGCGCGGGCGGCCAGCACAAAATCCATTTCTCGCAGTTGGAGGAAGTTGGCGCGGACTAAACGGGCAACGGACATCCAATTGAGGCCACCAATCACGACAATCACGAGGATAAAGATTCCCGCTTCAGGTCCGGCGATCGCTCTCATGGTATCCCGAAACAGATAAACCACCAATAACAACAGGGGGAGTTGAGGTAAGGATAAGAACAAATCCGTTAAACGCATCAATCCCCCCCCAATAATGCCCCCATAAAAGCCCGACAGCGCCCCAATCAGGGTTCCTAAGCTAATGGCCACCATCATGGCAGCAACGCCCACAGAAAGGGAAATGCGGCCACCTTGGAGGAGGCGCGCCAGTTGATCCTGTCCGAGATCATTGGTGCCGAAAGGGTGTTTTAAACTGGGGGGATTCAAGGAATGGCCAAAATCAATATCTGTGGGGGAGATGGGATAAAGCCCTGGCCCCACAAGGATGGCGAGGATAATTAGGGATAAGGCGATCGCACCCAAAACCGCCATTCTATCCCGTCGGAAGCGTTGCCAAGCATCCCCCCACAAGCTGCTAGAAGGACGTTGAGATGATGAAACAGTCATAGATTCACAAAGGCAGAAAATCAGGTTTTAGGCAGGAATTAAGACCGAGAAACAGACCGAGGCTGAAGATCAACAGAGACAGTCTCCCCCGGAATTAAAGGCATAATGCGACTGTTCAGCTTCGATTGTTCTAACGCCCTGCGTAATTTCTCAATCGTTCCCTCCACTTGGACCAAAGACCCTAAAACCCCACTATATTCTGTTGTGGGTGCCTGTTCTCCGGCAGTAGTCGGGATGACCACTTGCGGCCGTAACTGCTTAATAATCTCTAAAGCCACCTCTTGCCCCCGCACAAAAGCCCCCACCACAGGCAACGTTAAAGAGAGCAAGGGAATGATTAAAATATCGATAGGTGCAAACTGTTGTAACTGGGGAGAATGATAACCGTGGGGTTCATAATATAAACCCGTTCCGGTGCTTAAATCTTGGAGAACATAGCCATTTTCCGTTAACAGAGGGCCAATCGGCGCACCCGGAAGGGCTGTAATTTTTAGGCGATCGCCCAGTGGGATAGAATCACCATGTCCCAAAACCGTCACCGTTTCATACCCTAATCCCTCCACCACCTTCGCCCCATTGGGTGAAGCCGCCACGGGAATGGAACGATTTAGTTGTTGTAAGGTGGGGAGATGCGCGTGATCGTCTAATCCTTGGGACAGTAGAATCAAATCAATTTTCTCAGGAATCGGCAGTAGAGTAGAGCGTTCCCCTTTAAAAAACCACGGTGCATTACCAAAAACTAGAGATCCCACCAACCAAGGATCCACTAAAACACGCTTTCCCCCCAATTCAATTAACCATGAGTTATTGTCAAACCAAGTCAGTTGCACCATAACGCACCTTTACACAAGATCCCTTTTATTGTGCCACTGGTGAGGACTGAACTGGTGAGAACAAGACAATCTCTGATGCTGGTCTACAAAATATTACGAGGCTTCTAGATTATCTTCCACTTCGGCGAGAATCTCCAACATAATCGTTGCGGCATTGGAGAAATAGGTTCTAAATTGACTCACGTTGTCAGTGAGTCCGTCTACTTTTCGGGCGATGTTCTGAGTTAGTAAAAACATGAAGGATTCTTGGTTACTCAACATAGTGTTAGCTTGTAAAACAGTAGGTTTTCTACATTGTACTTACATCTTCCTTACATATTGTAACACATTGTTCAGCAATCAATCGCCAATCCGACCTTTTTAAGCAGGTTTTACCTCACTACAAAGAGCTAAACGGGTCGATGTACTTCATATTCCGCAACAACTTCAGGGATTGTTAAGATTTCTTGACAAAATGCTCAACCTAGACGAAATAGCTGCATTCTCCCTCCGCCTTAATCCACAATCAATTATCAAAACTCAACAAAAACAATTATTCGTAGCTTGGTGCAGCGACAGCGAAACCCAACAACTCACCGCCCAACTGTAGCCAACATTTCAGGATTTCATCGCGGGATTATATTTGATTTTCATGAGTTGCTTCAATGTTTTTTAGCATACAAGAAATCGGGTTTCTAAGGTTCTCTCTGAGCAATCATATATTCGATAGCCTGTGGGTTATCAATCCGTTGGGAGGCTTGAAGAATTTCGATTCCTACAACGTTTTGGTTAGAGTCGAGGTCTAAAATAATCCCGGGGGTTTCTTCGTCGCTTTCTTCAATATCTACATCTTTCAGGGTAATCCGCAGAACATCCACTTCGGGATCATATTTTATTTTCATGAGTTCCTCCAATGTTTTTTGATTTGACTGGTTCGATAAACGGTTACAATAACAGCAGGGTCAACAGTAGTATTGATAAAAACGCGCAGTAAATACAATTTACCCGTACTAAAATCTAGTTGAGATTGATAAATGGTGATTTCTTCATCTTGCCCAATAATTTGTTCTGGTTCTTGCAAAACTTTTTCTACAAGAGACAGTGGAATGTTTCGTTTCTGGATTTCGTTTAAGGCATGACCTGAAAACCGAAAATTCATCTGGAAAAGTAGTTGGGAGGATAGGTATTGTCTTGTTGATCACTCGCGAAAATGGCATATTAGCAAATACAGCCTTTACCTTAATTACTAAGGACAGTGAGGGGTTGTGGTGCGGACTGTAGTCCGCTCCTTCAGCAGCAGATTGTACTCAATGTTATCGGTAAAAGCTGGATACAAAGCGAGTTGTTGGGTTTCGCTGGCGCTCCACCCAACCTACGGGGTTTTGATGACGGATTTTTTACCCCAAACTATAAGGCTCCGGCGGCGGTTTTATCTAGAATGCCTGAACCTAAATAAGTTGTGAGGTTAATAGTTTGTAAAACAGGTAAACCTCCCGCACCTTTGGGATAATCAATCACACTCACCGCACCATTCCCTTGTTTAATATTCCAGAAATTCTTGGGTTCTAATCCCAATAAATAACACAAAATCACTTTGTTAATGGCATCATGCGCTACCACTAAACCCACTTGAGGTTCAGGAGATTGACAAGCTTTTTCAATAATTTCTTGCCAAGCGACAATCGCCCGATCCCACACTTGTTGCAAGTTTTCCCCTTCTGGCATCTGTACGGTTTCTGGGCTAGTTTTCCACTCGTTGAGCAGTCCGGGAAATTCTGCCTCAATTTCAGACTCATATTTTCCTTCCCATAAACCATGTCCGATTTCTTCCAGTTGGGGATGGGTTTCTAGGGGAATGTTGGGATGATATTGTAGGATGATCTCGGCCGTTTCTTTGGGGCGCAACATGGGACTACTCACGGCAAAATCTAAATGAACCTCTTTGAGATAATCTGCCGCTTGTTGGGCTTGTGATTTGCCTTTTTCATTCAGGGGAATGTCCCGAGTGCCTTGGAAACGAGAAACGCGATTCCATTCGGTTTCTCCGTGACGGACGAGGAGCAGACGGAGTTTATTGTGGGGAGGACGCGGGGAGGGTAAGGTAATCCCCATGTGGGAGACTTGATTTAAGGATTCCAGTTGTACAGTATCCCCCCAGTTACCTGTGAAGTTGAGGACGTTAATGGCACAGTTGGATTGCTGGATGGTGTGATAACGAGCGGGGGGGATACCAATGGCACTCATGAGTAAACAGCGATTAATCCCGTTATGCGCCACGATTAGCAGGGTTTGCCCTTGGTGTTGGGAGAGGAGGGTTTGCCAGAAGGTTTGCGCTTGTTCGTA contains the following coding sequences:
- a CDS encoding histidine phosphatase family protein, translating into MATRVIIVRHGQSTYNAQQRIQGRCDESVLTEQGRQDALKVAQALQGVQLDTIYHSPLQRAAQTAQTIASALENPPALQTSPHLLEIDLPHWEGLHKSEMGQKDPDGYRCWKERPHEFFMTLSTPEGEQKHYPVLSLYEQAQTFWQTLLSQHQGQTLLIVAHNGINRCLLMSAIGIPPARYHTIQQSNCAINVLNFTGNWGDTVQLESLNQVSHMGITLPSPRPPHNKLRLLLVRHGETEWNRVSRFQGTRDIPLNEKGKSQAQQAADYLKEVHLDFAVSSPMLRPKETAEIILQYHPNIPLETHPQLEEIGHGLWEGKYESEIEAEFPGLLNEWKTSPETVQMPEGENLQQVWDRAIVAWQEIIEKACQSPEPQVGLVVAHDAINKVILCYLLGLEPKNFWNIKQGNGAVSVIDYPKGAGGLPVLQTINLTTYLGSGILDKTAAGAL
- a CDS encoding DUF4258 domain-containing protein — protein: MNFRFSGHALNEIQKRNIPLSLVEKVLQEPEQIIGQDEEITIYQSQLDFSTGKLYLLRVFINTTVDPAVIVTVYRTSQIKKHWRNS
- a CDS encoding DUF2283 domain-containing protein, with translation MKIKYDPEVDVLRITLKDVDIEESDEETPGIILDLDSNQNVVGIEILQASQRIDNPQAIEYMIAQREP
- a CDS encoding MBL fold metallo-hydrolase → MVQLTWFDNNSWLIELGGKRVLVDPWLVGSLVFGNAPWFFKGERSTLLPIPEKIDLILLSQGLDDHAHLPTLQQLNRSIPVAASPNGAKVVEGLGYETVTVLGHGDSIPLGDRLKITALPGAPIGPLLTENGYVLQDLSTGTGLYYEPHGYHSPQLQQFAPIDILIIPLLSLTLPVVGAFVRGQEVALEIIKQLRPQVVIPTTAGEQAPTTEYSGVLGSLVQVEGTIEKLRRALEQSKLNSRIMPLIPGETVSVDLQPRSVSRS
- a CDS encoding ABC transporter permease, which codes for MTVSSSQRPSSSLWGDAWQRFRRDRMAVLGAIALSLIILAILVGPGLYPISPTDIDFGHSLNPPSLKHPFGTNDLGQDQLARLLQGGRISLSVGVAAMMVAISLGTLIGALSGFYGGIIGGGLMRLTDLFLSLPQLPLLLLVVYLFRDTMRAIAGPEAGIFILVIVVIGGLNWMSVARLVRANFLQLREMDFVLAARAVGARPRRLIWVHILPNVVSVMIVAATLAVGTAIITESTLSFLGLGFPPDVPTWGRMLYDAQSYLMQAPHMALFPGLAIFLTVLSINYIGDGLRDALDPKTGR